One genomic window of Melopsittacus undulatus isolate bMelUnd1 chromosome 15, bMelUnd1.mat.Z, whole genome shotgun sequence includes the following:
- the ETS1 gene encoding protein C-ets-1 isoform X2 has protein sequence MKAAVDLTIIKTEKVDSELFPSPDMECADVPLLTPSSKEMMSQALKATFSGFAKEQQRLGIPKDPQQWTETHVRDWVMWAVNEFSLKGVDFQKFCMNGAALCALGKECFLELAPDFVGDILWEHLEILQKEEVKPYPANGVNTTYPESRYTSDYLISYGIEHAQCVPPSEFSEPSFITESYQTLHPISSEELLSLKYENDYPSVILRDPVQTDSLQTDYFTIKQEVVTADNMCMGRASRGKLGGQDSFESIESYDSCDRLTQSWSSQSSFQSLQRVPSYDSFDSEDYPATLSNHKPKGTFKDYVRDRADMNKDKPVIPAAALAGYTGSGPIQLWQFLLELLTDKSCQSFISWTGDGWEFKLSDPDEVARRWGKRKNKPKMNYEKLSRGLRYYYDKNIIHKTAGKRYVYRFVCDLQSLLGYTPEELHAMLDVKPDADE, from the exons ATATGGAATGTGCGGATGTGCCTTTATTAACTCCCAGCAGCAAAGAAATGATGTCTCAGGCCTTGAAAGCCACCTTCAGTGGCTTCGCCAAAGAGCAGCAGCGGCTGGGAATCCCCAAAG ATCCCCAGCAGTGGACAGAGACGCACGTGCGGGACTGGGTGATGTGGGCAGTGAATGAGTTCAGCCTGAAGGGAGTGGACTTCCAGAAGTTCTGCATGAACGGAGCTGCCCTCTGTGCCCTGGGCAAGGAATGCTTCCTGGAGCTAGCGCCTGACTTTGTGGGAGATATCCTTTGGGAACATCTGGAGATCCTGCAGAAAG AAGAGGTAAAACCGTACCCAGCAAACGGAGTGAACACAACATACCCAGAGTCCCGCTATACTTCAGACTACTTAATTA GCTATGGCATTGAGCATGCGCAGTGTGTGCCTCCCTCTGAGTTCTCCGAGCCCAGCTTCATCACAGAGTCCTACCAGACCCTCCATCCCATCAGCTCGGAAGAGCTCCTGTCCCTCAAGTACGAGAACGACTATCCCTCGGTCATCCTGCGTGACCCAGTGCAGACGGATTCCCTGCAGACAGACTACTTCACGATCAAGCAAGAAGTGGTAACGGCAGATAACATGTGCATGGGACGTGCCAGTCGAG GTAAACTCGGTGGCCAGGACTCCTTCGAGAGCATAGAGAGCTATGACAGCTGCGACCGCCTGACACAGTCCTGGAGCAGCCAGTCCTCCTTCCAGAGCCTGCAGCGTGTCCCTTCCTATGACAGCTTCGACTCAGAGGACTACCCTGCCACCCTGTCCAACCACAAACCCAAGGGCACCTTCAAGGACTATGTTCGAGATCGGGCTGATATGAACAAGGATAAGCCTgtcattcctgctgctgcccttgctGGCTACACAG GCAGTGGACCCATCCAACTGTGGCAATTCCTGCTGGAACTGCTCACTGACAAGTCCTGTCAGTCCTTCATCAGCTGGACGGGTGATGGCTGGGAATTCAAACTTTCCGATCCAGATGAG GTGGCCAGGCGATGgggcaaaaggaaaaacaagccCAAGATGAACTACGAGAAGCTGAGCCGTGGCTTGCGCTACTACTACGACAAGAACATCATCCACAAGACGGCTGGGAAACGCTACGTCTACCGCTTCGTCTGCGACCTGCAGAGCCTGCTGGGCTACACACCCGAGGAGCTCCATGCCATGCTGGACGTCAAGCCAGATGCCGATGAGTGA